CACACTTTCATAGTGACCATATCGACCCATACACAGCTGCAGCAATTCTCAACAATCCTAAGTTAGAGCATGTTAAGTTTATCGGTCCCTACCATTGTGGACGAATCTGGGAAGGATGGGGTGTTCCAAAAGAACGTATCATCGTTGTTAAACCAGGTGACACTATCGAATTAAAAGATATGAAGATTCATGCAGTAGAATCATTTGACCGTACTTGCTTGGTTACTCTACCAGTGAACGGTGCTGATGAGACAGGCGGTGAACTTGCCGGACTAGCTGTTACGGATGAAGAAATGGCTCAAAAGGCTGTTAACTATGTCTTTGAAACACCAGGTGGAACTATATATCATGGTGCAGATTCTCACTTCTCAAACTACTTTGCAAAACATGGTAAAGACTTTAAAATTGATGTTGCTTTGAATAACTATGGTGAAAATCCAGTAGGTATCCAAGATAAAATGACCTCTATCGATCTTCTTCGTATGGCAGAAAATCTACGTGCTAAAGTCATTATCCCAGTTCACTATGATATCTGGTCTAACTTTATGGCTTCTACAAATGAAATCTTAGAATTATGGGAAATGAGAAAAGATCGTCTGCAATACGATTTCCATCCATTTATCTGGGAAGTTGGCGGTAAATACACTTATCCTCAAGATCAACACTTAGTAGAATACCATCATCCACGTGGTTTTGATGATTGTTTTGAACAAGACTCCAACATTCAATTTAAAGCTTTGCTATAATATAAAAATATTCCTTGGAGGTTATCCGTATGTTGCATGATACGGATAATTTTCATATAATAGTAAAATAGAATGTGTGATCCAATAATCACCTCAAATAGAAAGGAAATTCTATGTCAAATCTATCTGTTAATGCAATCCGTTTCCTAGGTATTGACGCTATCAACAAAGCCAACTCAGGTCACCCAGGTGTGGTTATGGGAGCAGCTCCGATGGCTTATAGCCTCTTTACAAAACAACTTCGTATCAATCCATCCCAACCAAACTGGATTAACCGCGACCGTTTTATTCTTTCAGCAGGACATGGTTCAATGCTCCTGTATGCCCTTCTTCACCTCTCTGGCTTTGAAGATGTCAGTATGGATGAGATCAAGAGCTTCCGTCAATGGGGTTCAAAAACACCTGGTCACCCAGAATTTGGTCATACAGCAGGGATTGATGCTACGACAGGTCCTCTAGGTCAAGGGATCTCAACTGCTACTGGTTTTGCCCAAGCAGAACGTTTCTTGGCAGCCAAATATAACCGCGAAGGCTACAATATCTTTGACCACTATACTTACGTTATCTGTGGAGACGGAGACTTGATGGAAGGTGTCTCAAGCGAGGCAGCTTCATACGCAGGCTTGCAAAAACTAGACAAGTTGGTTGTTCTTTATGATTCAAATGACATCAACTTGGATGGTGAGACAAAGGATTCCTTTACAGAAAGTGTTCGTGACCGTTACAATGCTTATGGCTGGCATACATCCTTAGTTGAAGATGGAACAGACTTGGAAGCAATCCATGCTGCTATCGAAATAGCTAAAGCTTCAGGAAAACCATCTTTGATTGAAGTGAAGACCGTGATTGGATACGGTTCTCCAAACAAACAGGGAACTAATGCTGTACACGGTGCTCCTCTTGGAGCAGATGAAACTGCAGCAACTCGCCAAGCCCTTGGTTGGGACTACGAACCATTTGAAATTCCGGAGCAAGTATATGCAGATTTCAAAGAAAATGTTGCAGACCGTGGCGCATCAGCTTATCAAGCTTGGACAAAATTAGTTGCTGACTATAAAAAAGCGCATCCAGAATTGGCTGCAGAAGTAGAAGCCATCATCGATGGACGTGATCCAGTTGAAGTGACTCCAGCAGACTTCCCAGCCTTAGAAAATGGCTTCTCTCAAGCAACTCGTAATTCAAGCCAGGATGCCTTGAACGTTGTAGCTACTAAGTTGCCAACTTTCTTGGGTGGATCAGCTGACCTTGCTCACTCAAACATGACTTATATCAAGACTGATGGACTTCAAGACGATGCAAATCGATTGAACCGTAATATTCAGTTTGGTGTTCGTGAATTTGCAATGGGAACGATCTTGAACGGAATGGCCCTTCACGGTGGACTTCGTGTATACGGTGGTACTTTCTTCGTCTTCTCTGACTATGTGAAGGCAGCTGTCCGCTTGTCAGCCTTGCAAGGACTTCCTGTGACTTATGTCTTTACCCATGATTCAATTGCGGTTGGGGAAGATGGCCCAACGCACGAACCCGTTGAGCACTTAGCAGGTCTTCGTGCTATGCCAAATCTAAATGTTTTCCGTCCAGCAGATGCGCGTGAAACGCAAGCAGCTTGGTACCTTGCAGTGACAAGTGAGAAAACACCAACGGCCCTTGTCTTGACCCGTCAAAACTTGACTGTCGAAGAAGGAACAGACTTTGACAAGGTTGCAAAAGGTGCCTATGTTGTCTATGAAACTGCAGCAGACTTTGATACCATCTTGATTGCGACAGGTTCAGAGGTCAATCTTGCTGTCTCAGCTGCCAAAGAATTGGCTAGTCAAGGCGCAAAAGTCCGCGTAGTCAGCATGCCATCTACAGATGTCTTTGATAAACAAGATGCAGCATACAAGGAAGAAATTCTTCCAAATGCAGTCCGCCGTCGTGTTGCAGTCGAAATGGGTGCAACTCAAAACTGGTACAAATATGTTGGTCTCGATGGTGCCGTTCTAGGTATTGATACCTTCGGAGCCTCTGCCCCAGCACCAAAAGTATTGGCAGAATATGGCTTTACTGTAGAAAATCTTGTAAAAGTCGTTCAAGACTTGAAATAATCCTAAGAATCAGAGCGCAAGCTCTGGTTTTTTCTTACTAGAAAAGCAAGGTACAATCTTGTAAAAGTAGCTGAAATTTGATATAGTAGTCCTATGTGAAAGACAAAGGAGAATATAATGGAATCACAATATACATTTTTAATCATTCTTGTGGCTATGGTGGGCTTGATGTTCTTTACGCAACGCTCTCAAAAGAAACAAGCACAAAAACGTATGGAAAGCTTAAATAAACTACAAAAAGGTTATGAAGTTATTACAATCGGTGGACTTTACGGAACAGTTGATGAAGTAGATACTGAGAAGAGAACGATTGTTCTTGATGTAGATGGAGTTTACTTGACTTTTGAACTAGCTGCTATCAAGACCGTATTACCACTTAAAGAAACAGCTTCACTCGAAGGTGCAATTGAAAAATAAGACGGGATCACTAACTCCCGTTTTTCTATAAAAGAAAGGAAATGGGATGAAAAAACTAGTCTTTGTCTGTCTGGGAAATATTTGCCGCAGTCCTATGGCCGAGTTTGTTATGAAATCAATGACAGATAACTACGAAATCCAAAGTCGAGCAACTTCCTCTTGGGAACATGGCAATCCGATTCATAAGGGCACTCAGGGAATTTTTCAACAGTATCAGATTCCTTATGACAAGAACAAGACATCGCTTCAGATTAGTAAGGAAGATTTTGAAGCCTTTGATTATATTATCGGAATGGACGATTCAAATGTTTCTGATTTACGTCAGATGTGTCCAATAGACTGTCAAGATAAGATTTACTCATTTGCATCTGAAAGTGTTCCGGATCCTTGGTATACAGGGGATTTTGAAGAAACTTATCAGCGTGTTCAAGAGGGCTGTCAAGTGTGGCTAGAACGCTTAGAGGAGAGTGAAGATGGAAAATCTTAAGAATTTCTATGGGAAATATCATGTCTATCTGAGTCGTTCTCATTTAGAGATTTTAGCAGCAGTAACGATTGTTTTTTGTGCGGTACTAGTCTTTTTTCTCAATATTCCCGGGAAAGGTGTCTTAAAACTCGATAATGAAACGATTGTTTATGATGGCAGTCTTGTCCGTGGTAAAATGAATGGACAAGGTACTATCACCTTTCAAAATGGAGACCAATATACGGGTGGTTTCAACAATGGAGCCTTCAACGGAAAAGGTACCTTTCAATCCAAAGAAGGTTGGACCTACGAAGGTGATTTTGTAAATGGTCAAGCTGAAGGAAAAGGGAAACTAACAACAGAACAAGAAGTCGTTTATGAAGGGACTTTTAAACAAGGCGTTTTTCAACAAAAATAAAGCCTCCTGACATGGAGGTTTTTTTTACAAAAACAAGAAAGCGCTTTCTATATATTTGTTAGGTTTGTGAAATAAAAAAATTTTTGTTGTTATTTCACAATCATCTAGTCAAAAGTTGATACTATAACGTATTTGAGAGTAATTTCACAATATCGCAAAAATTCTTTGTGAAATGTTTATGAAACTGTTTACAAAACATAAAAAAAGAGTTATAATAAACTTGTGAAAAAATTAACAAAGGATAAAATCCTTAAAGGCTATGGAGGATAATATGGCTGATAAAAAAACAGTAACACCTGAGGAAAAACAACTTGCTGCTGAAAAGCATGTCGATGGTCTCGTGAAAAAAGCCTTGGTTGCGCTTGATGAGATGCGCAAGTTGAACCAAGAACAAGTTGACTATATTGTGGCAAAAGCTTCGGTTGCAGCACTTGACGCGCATGGTATACTTGCACAACATGCAGTTGAGGAAACTGGTCGTGGGGTATTTGAAGATAAGGCAACGAAAAATCTATTTGCCTGTGAACATGTAGTGAACAATATGCGTGGAGTTAAAACAGTTGGAGTTATCGAAGATGATCCAATTACAGGCTTGACGAAGATTGCTGAACCTGTTGGTGTAATCTGTGGTGTCACTCCAACAACCAACCCAACTTCAACAGCGATTTTCAAATCATTGGTTGCTTTGAAAACACGTAATCCAATCGTGTTTGCTTTCCATCCATCAGCTCAAGAATCATCAGCTCACGCAGCACAAATTGTTCGTGATGCCGCTATCGCAGCTGGAGCACCTGAAAACTGTGTTCAATGGATTACAGAGCCATCTATGGAAGCAACTGGAGCACTTATGAACCACGAAGGTGTTGCGACTATCCTTGCAACTGGTGGTAATGCCATGGTTAAAGCGGCATATTCATGTGGGAAACCAGCTCTTGGGGTAGGTGCCGGGAACGTTCCTGCCTATGTAGAAAAATCTGCTGACATTCGTCAAGCTGCTCATGACATCGTGATGTCTAAATCATTTGATAATGGGATGGTCTGTGCATCAGAACAAGCGGTTATCATTGATAAAGAAGTGTATGATGAATTTGTAGAAGAATTCAAATCATACCACACTTACTTTGTAAACAAAAAAGAAAAAGCACTTCTTGAAGAATTCTGTTTTGGTGTGAAAGCAAACAGCAAAAACTGTGCTGGTGCTAAACTAAATGCAAACATTGTTGGTAAACCAGCAGCATGGATTGCAGAACAAGCGGGATTCAGCGTTCCAGAAGGAACAAACATCTTGGCGGCAGAATGTGAGGAAGTAGGGCCAAAAGAACCACTGACTCGTGAAAAATTGTCACCAGTAATCGCTGTATTGAAAGCTGAAGATACAGAAGATGGTCTTACAAAAGCTCGTCAAATGGTTGAGTTTAACGGACTTGGTCACTCAGCAGCTATCCATACAAAAGATGAAGCTCTTGCTAAACGCTTTGGTACAGAAATCAAAGCTATGCGTATTATCTGGAACTCTCCATCTACTTTCGGTGGTATCGGTGACGTTTACAATGCTTTCATCCCATCATTGACACTTGGATGTGGTTCATACGGACGCAACTCTGTTGGGGATAACGTGAGCGCTATTAACCTCCTAAACATCAAGAAAGTAGGGAAACGTAGAAATAATATGCAATGGTTTAAAGTTCCTTCAAAAATTTACTTCGAACGTAATTCTATCCAATACCTTCAAACATGTGAAGATATTGAACGCGTTATGATCGTTACGGACAAATCAATCGAAAAACTTGGTTTCGTTCAACGTATTATCGACCAATTGAACGCACGTAGCAACCGTGTAACTGTCCAAGTTTTCTCAGATGTTGAACCAGATCCAGATATCACAACTGTAGAACGTGGTACTGAAGTGATGAGAGCATTTGAACCAGATACAATTATCGCTCTTGGTGGTGGTTCTCCAATGGACGCAGCGAAAGTTATGTGGCTCTTCTACGAACAACCAGAAATCGACTTCCGTGACTTGGTTCAAAAATTCATGGATATCCGTAAACGCGCCTTCCGCTTCCCATCACTTGGTAAGAAAGCGAAGTACATCGGTATCCCAACAACTTCAGGTACTGGTTCAGAAGTAACACCATTTGCCGTTATCTCTGATAAGAAAAATAACCGCAAATATCCATTGGCTGACTACTCATTGACACCAACTATTGCCATTGTTGACCCTGCTTTGGTTGAATCAGTTCCAGATTTTATTACTGCTGACACAGGTATGGATGTCTTGACTCATGCGACTGAAGCCTACACTTCAAACTTCGCTAACGACTACACAGATGGTATTGCCCTTCAATCAATCAAACTTGTCTTTGAATGGTTGGAAAAATCTGTTAAGACTGCTGATTCAGAAGCACGTGAAAAAATGCATAATGCTTCTACAATGGCAGGTATGGCCTTCGCCAATGCCTTCCTTGGTATGAGCCACTCAATGGCCCACAAGATCGGTGCGGTTCACCATACTGTTCACGGACGTACAAACGCAATCTTGCTTCCATACGTTATCCGTTACAATGGAACTCGTCCATCTAAGACTACTACTTGGCCTAAATACAACTACTGGAAAGCTGATGAGAAATTCCAAGACATTGCTAGAATGCTTGGTTTACCTCACTCAACTCCAGAAGAAGCAGTTGAAGCATACGCTAAAGCTGTTTACGAACTGGGTGTTGCAGTAGGTATCAAGATGAACTTCAAGGATCAAGGAATTGATGAAAAAGCTTGGAAAGACAGCTTGCATGAAATTGCCTTGCTTGCTTATGAAGATCAATGTTCACCTGCTAACCCACGCTTACCAATGGTAGCTGACATGGAAGAAATCATGGCAGATGCTTACTATGGCTACAAAGAAAGACCAGGACGTCGTAAATAATCGTTTATCAGCCTAGAGGCAGGAATTTCCTGTCTCTTTTTTTGTGAAATAGGGGTATCGAAAATAAATTTTAGCTTTCTATTTTCGTTTTTTATCTGAAAAAGAAAAGCGGTAAATGACTATGTAGATAAAGAAAGACAGCAGTATAGGCTTTCAGAGAAGAAAGAAAAATAAGTGAGGTGTAGACAAAAAACAACGCCCGTACTTGCAATTAAACTTAAATAGTTATATAATAGGTTTGTTGAAAGGTGATTTGTAGTGATTCAAGTTACTCTTTTCACAATAAAAATTTCATGATTTTCATAAGGAGGAAATCACTAATGGTAGTTAAAGTTGGTATTAACGGTTTCGGACGTATCGGTCGTCTTGCTTTCCGTCGTATCCAAAACGTAGAAGGTGTTGAAGTTACACGCATCAACGACCTTACAGATCCAGTTATGCTTGCACACTTGTTGAAATACGACACAACTCAAGGTCGTTTCGACGGTACTGTTGAAGTTAAAGAAGGTGGATTCGAAGTTAACGGTAAATTCGTTAAAGTTTCTGCTGAACGTGATCCAGAGCAAATTGACTGGGCTACTGACGGTGTAGAAATCGTTCTTGAAGCTACTGGTTTCTTTGCTAAGAAAGAAGCAGCTGAAAAACACCTTAAAGGTGGAGCTAAAAAAGTTGTTATCACTGCTCCTGGTGGAAACGACGTTAAAACAGTTGTATTTAACACTAACCACGACGTTCTTGACGGTACTGAAACAGTTATCTCAGGTGCTTCATGTACTACAAACTGCTTGGCTCCAATGGCTAAAGCTCTTCAAGACAACTTTGGTGTTGTTGAAGGATTGATGACTACTATCCACGCTTACACTGGTGACCAAATGATCCTTGACGGACCACACCGTGGTGGTGACCTTCGCCGTGCTCGCGCTGGTGCTGCAAACATCGTTCCTAACTCAACTGGTGCTGCAAAAGCTATCGGTCTTGTAATCCCAGAATTGAACGGTAAACTTGACGGATCTGCACAACGCGTTCCAACTCCAACTGGATCAGTTACTGAATTGGTAGCAGTTCTTGAAAAGAACGTTACTGTTGATGAAGTGAACGCAGCTATGAAAGCAGCTTCAAACGAATCATACGGTTACACAGAAGATCCAATCGTATCTTCAGATATCGTAGGTATGTCTTACGGTTCATTGTTTGACGCAACTCAAACTAAAGTTCTTGACGTTGACGGTAAACAATTGGTTAAAGTTGTATCATGGTACGACAATGAAATGTCATACACTGCACAACTTGTTCGTACTCTTGAATACTTCGCAAAAATCGCTAAATAATTCTTGAGTCGATAAAAAGCAAGGCCTCTTGGTCTTGCTTTTCTTATATGGAAAAATGGATGACACGACAATCATCCATTTTTTTTTAATTCTTTTTCAAAAGTATCTGAAAGAGTAGTGAAGCTTAATTTCTCTAATGTAAGCGGATGGGTAAAGGACAGTCGAAAGGCATGAAGCATAAGTCGACTTGATTTTTCTTTGCTATTATAGAGAGGGTCGCCTAGGATAGGAAGATTGTGATGCGAAAGGTGCACACGAATCTGATGGGTTCGCCCTGTCTTTAGCTTGCAACGGACAAGAGCTGTTTTGTTGGGAAATTGCTTTAATCTGCTTACCTGTGTTTCAGCATATTGCCCATTTTTTGTATCAACTATTCGTTTTCTGCGATCATGGCGATCACGTCCGATTTTGTCTCTGAAAACAAGCTCTTTGCTGTTGATATTTCCGCAAACAAGTGCCCAATATTCCCTAGAAATCTCTTTTTTCTCCAATAAGCGATTGAGAATAGGTAGGATAAAAGGATTTTTAGCAAAAAGAACTAAACCGCTAGTTTCCATGTCTAGACGATGAACGACATAACATGTCTGGCCAATGTAGGCACTGACATGGTTAAGAAGAGCAATTTCGTTTGGTTGGTTACCGTGTGTTTTCATCCCCTCAGGTTTGTGTACAATAATCAAGTGTTGGTCTTGATAAACTTCCTGAACTAAGTCTGGGTTGCCCCAAGGGATTGTCTTTTTGGGATAATCTTCCTCGTCAAATGTCAACTGGCAAACATCTCCAGGCTTCACCATCTCGTTCCAGTGAACTTCTTCTTGATTTATCAAAATATGTT
Above is a genomic segment from Streptococcus mitis containing:
- a CDS encoding L-ascorbate-6-phosphate lactonase, translating into MPNVKEITRESWILATFPEWGTWLNEEIEEEVVPEGNFAMWWLGNCGTWIKTPGGANVVMDLWSNRGKSTKKVKDMVRGHQMANMAGVRKLQPNLRVQPMVIDPFAINELDYYLVSHFHSDHIDPYTAAAILNNPKLEHVKFIGPYHCGRIWEGWGVPKERIIVVKPGDTIELKDMKIHAVESFDRTCLVTLPVNGADETGGELAGLAVTDEEMAQKAVNYVFETPGGTIYHGADSHFSNYFAKHGKDFKIDVALNNYGENPVGIQDKMTSIDLLRMAENLRAKVIIPVHYDIWSNFMASTNEILELWEMRKDRLQYDFHPFIWEVGGKYTYPQDQHLVEYHHPRGFDDCFEQDSNIQFKALL
- a CDS encoding transketolase → MSNLSVNAIRFLGIDAINKANSGHPGVVMGAAPMAYSLFTKQLRINPSQPNWINRDRFILSAGHGSMLLYALLHLSGFEDVSMDEIKSFRQWGSKTPGHPEFGHTAGIDATTGPLGQGISTATGFAQAERFLAAKYNREGYNIFDHYTYVICGDGDLMEGVSSEAASYAGLQKLDKLVVLYDSNDINLDGETKDSFTESVRDRYNAYGWHTSLVEDGTDLEAIHAAIEIAKASGKPSLIEVKTVIGYGSPNKQGTNAVHGAPLGADETAATRQALGWDYEPFEIPEQVYADFKENVADRGASAYQAWTKLVADYKKAHPELAAEVEAIIDGRDPVEVTPADFPALENGFSQATRNSSQDALNVVATKLPTFLGGSADLAHSNMTYIKTDGLQDDANRLNRNIQFGVREFAMGTILNGMALHGGLRVYGGTFFVFSDYVKAAVRLSALQGLPVTYVFTHDSIAVGEDGPTHEPVEHLAGLRAMPNLNVFRPADARETQAAWYLAVTSEKTPTALVLTRQNLTVEEGTDFDKVAKGAYVVYETAADFDTILIATGSEVNLAVSAAKELASQGAKVRVVSMPSTDVFDKQDAAYKEEILPNAVRRRVAVEMGATQNWYKYVGLDGAVLGIDTFGASAPAPKVLAEYGFTVENLVKVVQDLK
- a CDS encoding preprotein translocase subunit YajC; the protein is MESQYTFLIILVAMVGLMFFTQRSQKKQAQKRMESLNKLQKGYEVITIGGLYGTVDEVDTEKRTIVLDVDGVYLTFELAAIKTVLPLKETASLEGAIEK
- a CDS encoding phosphatase; the protein is MKKLVFVCLGNICRSPMAEFVMKSMTDNYEIQSRATSSWEHGNPIHKGTQGIFQQYQIPYDKNKTSLQISKEDFEAFDYIIGMDDSNVSDLRQMCPIDCQDKIYSFASESVPDPWYTGDFEETYQRVQEGCQVWLERLEESEDGKS
- a CDS encoding bifunctional acetaldehyde-CoA/alcohol dehydrogenase: MADKKTVTPEEKQLAAEKHVDGLVKKALVALDEMRKLNQEQVDYIVAKASVAALDAHGILAQHAVEETGRGVFEDKATKNLFACEHVVNNMRGVKTVGVIEDDPITGLTKIAEPVGVICGVTPTTNPTSTAIFKSLVALKTRNPIVFAFHPSAQESSAHAAQIVRDAAIAAGAPENCVQWITEPSMEATGALMNHEGVATILATGGNAMVKAAYSCGKPALGVGAGNVPAYVEKSADIRQAAHDIVMSKSFDNGMVCASEQAVIIDKEVYDEFVEEFKSYHTYFVNKKEKALLEEFCFGVKANSKNCAGAKLNANIVGKPAAWIAEQAGFSVPEGTNILAAECEEVGPKEPLTREKLSPVIAVLKAEDTEDGLTKARQMVEFNGLGHSAAIHTKDEALAKRFGTEIKAMRIIWNSPSTFGGIGDVYNAFIPSLTLGCGSYGRNSVGDNVSAINLLNIKKVGKRRNNMQWFKVPSKIYFERNSIQYLQTCEDIERVMIVTDKSIEKLGFVQRIIDQLNARSNRVTVQVFSDVEPDPDITTVERGTEVMRAFEPDTIIALGGGSPMDAAKVMWLFYEQPEIDFRDLVQKFMDIRKRAFRFPSLGKKAKYIGIPTTSGTGSEVTPFAVISDKKNNRKYPLADYSLTPTIAIVDPALVESVPDFITADTGMDVLTHATEAYTSNFANDYTDGIALQSIKLVFEWLEKSVKTADSEAREKMHNASTMAGMAFANAFLGMSHSMAHKIGAVHHTVHGRTNAILLPYVIRYNGTRPSKTTTWPKYNYWKADEKFQDIARMLGLPHSTPEEAVEAYAKAVYELGVAVGIKMNFKDQGIDEKAWKDSLHEIALLAYEDQCSPANPRLPMVADMEEIMADAYYGYKERPGRRK
- a CDS encoding glyceraldehyde-3-phosphate dehydrogenase (NAD-dependent; catalyzes the formation of 3-phospho-D-glyceroyl phosphate from D-glyceraldehyde 3-phosphate; active during glycolysis) — protein: MVVKVGINGFGRIGRLAFRRIQNVEGVEVTRINDLTDPVMLAHLLKYDTTQGRFDGTVEVKEGGFEVNGKFVKVSAERDPEQIDWATDGVEIVLEATGFFAKKEAAEKHLKGGAKKVVITAPGGNDVKTVVFNTNHDVLDGTETVISGASCTTNCLAPMAKALQDNFGVVEGLMTTIHAYTGDQMILDGPHRGGDLRRARAGAANIVPNSTGAAKAIGLVIPELNGKLDGSAQRVPTPTGSVTELVAVLEKNVTVDEVNAAMKAASNESYGYTEDPIVSSDIVGMSYGSLFDATQTKVLDVDGKQLVKVVSWYDNEMSYTAQLVRTLEYFAKIAK
- a CDS encoding RNA pseudouridine synthase — translated: MTVKQLLEEQLLIPRKIRHFLRIKKHILINQEEVHWNEMVKPGDVCQLTFDEEDYPKKTIPWGNPDLVQEVYQDQHLIIVHKPEGMKTHGNQPNEIALLNHVSAYIGQTCYVVHRLDMETSGLVLFAKNPFILPILNRLLEKKEISREYWALVCGNINSKELVFRDKIGRDRHDRRKRIVDTKNGQYAETQVSRLKQFPNKTALVRCKLKTGRTHQIRVHLSHHNLPILGDPLYNSKEKSSRLMLHAFRLSFTHPLTLEKLSFTTLSDTFEKELKKNG